The following DNA comes from Triticum aestivum cultivar Chinese Spring chromosome 3D, IWGSC CS RefSeq v2.1, whole genome shotgun sequence.
GAAGGATCCTGCACTCAAGCGGCGGTTTCAAAAGGTGCATGTTAAGGAGCCCAACACGCATTCCACCATTGCCATCCTCCAGGGGCTTAAACCCCGGTACGAAAAGCATTATGGCTTGGAAATTCGTGATGCTACCATCGATGCTGCTGTACACCTCGCTGACCGCTATATTTCAGGTGGTTGATTTTACTGCGTTCATTTTATTACAGTTGTTTCGAGACGAAAATTTACTTATGAGCTGAGTTGTGATATCATTGTTGTGTATGTGTAGGTCGTCGGTTTCCTGATAAGGCAATTGATCTCATTGACGAGGCTTGCACGACAATAGagctaggaagaggaaattcagtTGTTGTGCCGGATCATATTGCACAGGTTGGTATGCACATCACTTCTATTATTTCAGCAGTGTGCTTGTCATGTATATGTTTGAACTAGGTTTTCTTGTTTGAAGGTTGTGAGCGGATGGACTGGAATTCCTATAACCACGCTTAATGAAGAGGAGAGTATCAAGTTAATCCACTTAGCCGATAGATTGCATGAGAGGGTTGTTGGGCAGAATGAGGCCGTCAATTTAGTTGCAGAAGCAGTGTTGCGTTCAAGGGTTGGCCTTCACCAAGCTGGCCAACCGATAGGCTCCTTCCTTTTTTTGGGCACAACAGGTGTTGGAAAAACAGAGCTTGCAAAAGCTCTCGCCGAACAACTATTTGGTAGTGAGAAGATGATGCTTCGCTTTGATATGTCTGAGTATGTTTGTCCCGAATCCGTGCTACGTCTCGTTGGAGCACCCCCAAGGTTTCATTTATAATACACACACCTTAATTTCAAGCATTATTATTATATCACAATATTTAGTTTTACTCATACAATGTTTTCTTTCATAACACCATAAAGCAATCATGGTTATGAAGATGGTGGACAACTGACCGAGAAAGTTAGGAGGCGCCCATACAGTGTTATCCTTTTTGATGAGGTGGAGAAGGCATATCCGTCAGTGTTGAATGTTTTTCTTCAGCTCCTTGACGATGGTGTGCTGACTGATGGTAAAGGACACAATGTAGATTTCAAGAATACAATTATCATTATGACCTCAAATGTTGGGGCAGAGCACCTAAATGTAGGAGTGGCTGGAGAAAAGACAACGACTGCTTCGCGAAACCTTCTCATGAAACAGGTTTGTGAATCACAGATAGTCCACTTGGAATTTAGTAAAGCAGATGCTCACTGATTCATTATGACATATATTTGTTGGTGCAGGTTAAAAAATGCTTCAAGCCTGAATTTCTCAGTAGATTAAGTGAAATTGTAGTATTTGAGCCGCTCTCACGCCATCATCTGAAAGAAATCGTGAATATCGAAACTGAAGAGTGCTCTTGCTAAAATAGCTGGCAAGGGCATATCTGTTGTTATAGATGATGCCGTGTTGGATGTCATTTTGTCGGAATCACACGACCCGGTAAGTATTTTTCTTTTCAAAGTAATCATACGATCTAGCTTGTCTTTTCAAATAGCAAATAGTAATCCACTTTCCCTATGTTACTGAATCAACACTACTTGGATTTTTACAGGCGTACGGTGCAAGGCCCATAAAAAGGTGGATAGAAAAGAACATAATGACAATTATCTCCAAGATGCTGGTCAACGCAGAAGCCACTGAAGGATCAACAATCTCCATTGATTCTACCAGCGACAAGAAAGGGTTGAAATACGAATTGGCACAGAAGAAAAATGTGACGGATTACTGAAGCAAGAAATCTTCCAAGTAACTCCGGAGAACAACGACGATGGCTTGATCTTGGTTGCGGTTTGTATAGAAGGAAAAAAGATGTGCAGCTTACCACTGAGACCATACAATTTCCACTACGTGAAACCATTTTTGACAACTAGTCTTCCTGCATGTGTCTTGTGTATATCAATATATGTATGACTAGTACTACTGTATTAGATTAGATTTTGTTTCCAATACTAAATTCAGTTGTCGCGTATTTTCCTATTTGACCGATCTTCAAAACCTTTTGAAGGAGTTATGCTTGTTGCTNNNNNNNNNNNNNNNNNNNNNNNNNNNNNNNNNNNNNNNNNNNNNNNNNNNNNNNNNNNNNNNNNNNNNNNNNNNNNNNNNNNNNNNNNNNNNNNNNNNNNNNNNNNNNNNNNNNNNNNNNNNNNNNNNNNNNNNNNNNNNNNNNNNNNNNNNNNNNNNNNNNNNNNNNNNNNNNNNNNNNNNNNNNNNNNNNNNNNNNNNNNNNNNNNNNNNNNNNNNNNNNNNNNNNNNNNNNNNNNNNNNNNNNNNNNNNNNNNNNNNNNNNNNNNNNNNNNNNNNNNNNNNNNNNNNNNNNNNNNNNNNNNNNNNNNNNNNNNNNNCAATATGGAATGAGGCCGTCAATAAGCCTTGATCCTTCACTGATCAACACACATCGCCAATCTTATTAACGTCCCAGTACGACAAGATGGGGAATGAACCTAACATGCACTACCACCACATGTAGCGGTCTCGAGAAGGAGTTAACGCGCGCACCTGCTTGATGGGCTGACACACCAACTCAACATGGCATCGTTTCTTCCTGAGCGCTATGTTGGTTTTAGTGATTTATTTGGATGCTTCGATTTCCACTCGATTTATTGTTTACATGTAAATTAAAATATATTTTATAAATCAAAAGATTTT
Coding sequences within:
- the LOC123074130 gene encoding chaperone protein ClpB 2-like — translated: MAWSLFDGIITLGRGTTGSSAVRGDKSSIHSVEASAGEVLCAGALAAVCWAAWRYFQYSRCLRTYGRDVTALAGKADPVIGRDDEIDRLIRILCRRTKNCAALVGAAGVGKTAIVEGLAQRIVAGKVPSKLAGARVIELNLAAIVAGTTYVGMFEERMTDFVKKVEAARGKVKFVDFAIEKDPALKRRFQKVHVKEPNTHSTIAILQGLKPRYEKHYGLEIRDATIDAAVHLADRYISGRRFPDKAIDLIDEACTTIELGRGNSVVVPDHIAQVVSGWTGIPITTLNEEESIKLIHLADRLHERVVGQNEAVNLVAEAVLRSRVGLHQAGQPIGSFLFLGTTGVGKTELAKALAEQLFGSEKMMLRFDMSEYVCPESVLRLVGAPPSNHGYEDGGQLTEKVRRRPYSVILFDEVEKAYPSVLNVFLQLLDDGVLTDGKGHNVDFKNTIIIMTSNVGAEHLNVGVAGEKTTTASRNLLMKQVKKCFKPEFLSRLTGKGISVVIDDAVLDVILSESHDPAYGARPIKRWIEKNIMTIISKMLVNAEATEGSTISIDSTSDKKGLKYELAQKKNVTDY